The following coding sequences are from one Triticum dicoccoides isolate Atlit2015 ecotype Zavitan chromosome 4A, WEW_v2.0, whole genome shotgun sequence window:
- the LOC119287664 gene encoding uncharacterized protein LOC119287664 isoform X1, with amino-acid sequence MAAGRHGHAGAAAPGTRRQGSAVAGCSRRGGYGMASFRGPCSPRSGQDDGFHGRPPHMAGGLGRGCSGWRLRIRGGGGVPWMDGGGVTTSLEVVQRCPGDGGVGPWMVGGCWLVAERLRKVDPQCGSQGGGPGKPCDKVARWFEILVACGCCWLIYGSTTATCYFPLHGEIRALLRLRVTMTPVGAVSSLEALSWPCPSPDQAPRETPGSVRRARQRRHHGVVLSLETLRGCLECLSWRSTWCGLPCLPRPRGFVTCCHMLVVAVGMGIQGAMYSIFDAFFEMSSSS; translated from the exons ATGGCGGCTGGCCGGCACGgacatgccggggcggcggccccggggaCGCGGAGGCAGGGGAGTGCGGTGGCCGGCTGTTCCCGGCGTGGGGGCTACGGGATGGCCTCGTTTCGGGGTCCGTGCTCTCCCAGATCCGGCCAGGACGACGGCTTCCATGGAAGGCCTCCGCACATGGCAGGCGGGCTGGGGCGTGGCTGCTCCGGCTGGCGTCTGAGGATCCGCGGTGGTGGCGGTGTGCCATGGATGGACGGAGGCGGCGTGACGACGTCGCTCGAGGtggtgcaaagatgtcctggtgatGGCGGTGTTGGCCCATGGATGGTAGGCGGGTGTTGGCTAGTGGCGGAGCGGCTCCGGAAAGTGGATCCTCAGTGTGGAAGCCAGGGCGGCGGCCCCGGAAAACCGTGCGACAAGGTGGCGCGGTGGTTCGAGATCTTGGTGGCGTGTGGTTGCTGCTGGCTGATCTATGGCTCGACGACAGCGACATGCTACTTCCCTCTCCACG GAGAAATCCGTGCGCTGCTGCGGCTGCGGGTAACGATGACGCCTGTGGGCGCCGTCTCCTCCCTGGAGGCGTTGTCATGGCCATGTCCATCCCCTGATCAAGCACCGAGGGAAACCCCAGGCTCGGTTCGCCGGGCCAGGCAGCGGCGGCACCATGGCGTCGTCCTCTCCTTGGAGACGCTGCGTGGGTGCTTGGAGTGTCTTTCATGGAGGAGTACCTGGTGCGGGTTGCCTTGTTTGCCTCGGCCACGCGGCTTTGTCACATGTTGTCACATGTTGGTTGTTGCCGTGGGCATGGGCATCCAGGGCGCAATGTACTCCATCTTCGACGCCTTTTTTGAGATGTCTTCCTCGAGTTAG